Part of the Citrus sinensis cultivar Valencia sweet orange chromosome 2, DVS_A1.0, whole genome shotgun sequence genome, aatatttattttattatatttgtaaatttattataattattaatattcttaattatgaacaataaattattaattgtaattttaatataaaatgaaatgttattttattttatttaatataattatattaaatttattattatataaaataataatataatattatttagtacaaaattaatattttcttagaataaagtatttattattattattaaataaatatagtactattatttttaaaataaatataataatattatatttattaattatctattattataataatataattttaaaataattttaacttagaatcaatgtaaattattatttagttaaatataatattattatttaaataaatataatattatttattttattttattaattataaaacataaaattaaaaaaagggtagaaatgggagaggtgggagtggattcccatttcccactcccacctcccccaatgggagtcccactccccactctaAAAATGGGTGAGACCCACGGAGTGAGACTCCTAATCCCTCCCCATTTTAAGTAAGTAAACGCTgaagtgggaggaatccacactcctcactcccatTCCaacaagtaaacacaacaCAAATTGTTTGGCAATTGTCCTTATATTATTTAGTCGTTATGATGAGCGAGGGTAATGAAGAGTGAGTGTTCTTAAAAGGCGAGTTGTATATTCACAAAGACTCTAAACTTGTGAATTGTGATGatcaataataaatacatTTGGTGTTGGAATCAATTTAACGTCAACAAATTCAGCAACTTTTAACTTATTGATCATactacaaattttaaatgaaacaaTCATCCTTCTATGTTTTGggaaaaataacaagaaagtTTGAAAGCAAGAAGAATGCAAATGTACTTAAGCGTGGCCACCATGTCCAGCCAATTTTTCTTCCCGAGCCGAGGCTGTAGCGGATACATAATAAGCAACTGTGAACAATCCATGGATAAAGCAAATAATGCCGCCTACGGAGAAGAAACGATGGTGAGCTATCCCGCatgattttcttgattttgaatttgcCATTGTTCCTATGATTAGCAACGAGAACCCAACCGCTAGTGTGATCCTGTTATTTAACAACaattgatataataaattttggggTAAATTTTTCTTAGAAGTGATGATGAAATTATCAGAGGATGAGACCACATACCAAGCGAAGATGAGAGAAAACACAGCTAGTTGCCTGTTGGCAGAAGCTTTTGCCATATCCTCTCTAGACCAGAAGCAAACGCACCCACCAAGCAAATTAGCAATAACATGGGCAAGAGCCAGAAGCACAGCAGCAGCCAACCCTAGATTGAAAGCTTTGTGACTGGGTTCTCTGCACTCGAAAATCCATAGCCTCAAATGTTTCACCTGTTGACGGAACAACTCAGggttattattatcaaaatgcTGAAACAATAATTTCAACTTAAAATTGCTTAAACATGCCTTGTTCTGAGCTACTTCAGCTTCAATGCCAAGTATGCCAGCAGTAATGTCAAGAGCCATGATCAAGAGACAGATCAAAAACCCAATGTTTTTCGGCATTGTTGCGGTAAGCAAAGACCCTGTGGAGGCTATTCTGAAGGGGGAAATGGCAGGAGAAATCTTATAGCTAgggaaattttttgtttccctCTTGGTTAGATAAGCTTTACGAGTTATTGTTGAAGAGGAGAATACGAATAAAGTAGGAACAggtatgaaaattaa contains:
- the LOC102619757 gene encoding protein DESIGUAL 2 isoform X2 translates to MPKNIGFLICLLIMALDITAGILGIEAEVAQNKVKHLRLWIFECREPSHKAFNLGLAAAVLLALAHVIANLLGGCVCFWSREDMAKASANRQLAVFSLIFAWITLAVGFSLLIIGTMANSKSRKSCGIAHHRFFSVGGIICFIHGLFTVAYYVSATASAREEKLAGHGGHA
- the LOC102619757 gene encoding protein DESIGUAL 2 isoform X1, whose product is MPKNIGFLICLLIMALDITAGILGIEAEVAQNKACLSNFKLKLLFQHFDNNNPELFRQQVKHLRLWIFECREPSHKAFNLGLAAAVLLALAHVIANLLGGCVCFWSREDMAKASANRQLAVFSLIFAWITLAVGFSLLIIGTMANSKSRKSCGIAHHRFFSVGGIICFIHGLFTVAYYVSATASAREEKLAGHGGHA